Proteins found in one Methylobacter sp. S3L5C genomic segment:
- a CDS encoding fatty acid desaturase, producing MSQQVTRFEMLASLSSDNKQSTREDLIQAVSKYAQADYRKAFWQILNTFVPYLALWALMVFFVLQGFSYWITLLLAIPASGFLVRIFILFHDCCHGAFFPSRKANRLLGYIAGIMAFTPFEDWQRTHVIHHSASGDLDRRGVGDIWTLTVDEYLGASSLKRFSYRFFRNPLLLFGIIPTVLFLILQRFPSHGAKKRERDSVIFTNIALAVIITVMSLTLGFQNYLLIQLPIIIMAASAGMWLFYVQHQYEDVCWMRHESWDLTRAGLEGSSYYKLPKVLQWIVGNIGLHHIHHVKANIPNYNLQRCYNEIEALQIATPLTLRKSLKSLWLNLWDEQKQKLVSFRSIKMLPRIKN from the coding sequence ATGTCACAACAAGTTACCCGTTTTGAAATGTTAGCATCACTAAGTTCCGATAATAAACAATCTACCCGCGAAGATTTAATTCAGGCTGTTTCAAAATATGCACAAGCTGATTACCGGAAGGCTTTCTGGCAAATCCTCAATACTTTTGTTCCTTACCTCGCGCTATGGGCATTGATGGTTTTTTTTGTACTACAGGGTTTTTCTTATTGGATAACCTTATTATTAGCCATACCGGCATCCGGTTTTTTGGTGCGTATATTTATCCTTTTTCATGATTGCTGCCATGGCGCATTTTTTCCTTCGCGCAAGGCTAATCGACTATTGGGTTATATTGCCGGTATTATGGCCTTTACGCCCTTTGAAGACTGGCAACGCACTCATGTCATTCATCATTCTGCATCAGGGGATCTGGATCGTCGCGGAGTTGGCGATATCTGGACGCTGACGGTAGATGAATATCTTGGCGCATCCTCGCTCAAGCGCTTTTCTTACCGATTTTTTCGTAACCCATTGTTGTTATTTGGCATTATACCCACGGTTCTATTTTTGATTCTGCAACGATTTCCAAGTCATGGAGCCAAAAAACGTGAGCGCGATAGTGTTATTTTTACCAATATTGCACTTGCGGTCATCATTACCGTAATGAGCTTGACGTTGGGTTTTCAAAACTACCTGTTGATTCAGTTGCCAATCATCATAATGGCGGCAAGTGCCGGGATGTGGTTGTTTTATGTCCAGCATCAATATGAAGATGTTTGCTGGATGCGTCATGAAAGTTGGGATTTGACCCGTGCAGGATTGGAAGGGAGTTCTTATTATAAGTTACCAAAAGTGCTGCAATGGATCGTCGGTAATATCGGCTTGCATCACATTCATCACGTCAAGGCTAATATCCCCAACTATAATTTGCAACGTTGTTATAATGAAATAGAGGCCTTACAGATAGCAACTCCATTGACCTTACGTAAAAGCCTTAAATCGTTATGGCTAAATTTATGGGATGAGCAGAAGCAAAAACTGGTAAGTTTCCGCTCGATTAAAATGTTGCCACGCATAAAAAACTAA
- the mepA gene encoding penicillin-insensitive murein endopeptidase yields MLKVKALFFTGLLLTGILSECLASSLAQQWAMVTQPTYSISQSIGTYNAGCISGAVSVPANGIGYQMMRLSRKRSFGHPDLKQFIEKLGQTAATQQLGSLLIGDLGQPRGGPTLSGHRSHQSGLDVDIWFLLSKQAANRTLAMNERETWSAPSVLAGQSDAINYNQWSLVHEKVLEVAARMPEVDRIFVNPSIKRELCIRHTSEGWLRKIRPWWKHDDHFHVRLKCPKDNKYCQGQEALPQGDGCDAGLNWWFTEEAKHPAPSKTPPKPLVLPERCDAVLKE; encoded by the coding sequence ATGTTAAAAGTTAAAGCATTGTTTTTTACCGGTCTCTTGCTGACAGGAATACTTTCTGAGTGCCTGGCATCATCTTTGGCACAGCAGTGGGCAATGGTGACTCAGCCGACTTATTCGATTAGCCAGAGCATAGGAACTTATAATGCCGGCTGTATAAGCGGCGCGGTTTCTGTACCCGCTAACGGCATCGGTTACCAAATGATGCGTTTATCAAGAAAACGCTCTTTCGGTCACCCGGACTTAAAACAATTTATTGAAAAACTGGGACAAACTGCCGCCACGCAGCAATTAGGGTCGTTGCTTATTGGCGATTTAGGACAACCTCGGGGCGGCCCGACCTTAAGCGGACATCGTAGCCATCAATCCGGTCTTGATGTTGATATTTGGTTTTTACTGTCAAAACAGGCAGCGAATCGTACCCTGGCAATGAATGAACGCGAAACATGGAGCGCGCCTTCAGTGCTTGCAGGTCAATCGGATGCAATAAACTATAACCAGTGGTCCCTGGTTCATGAAAAAGTGCTTGAGGTTGCGGCACGTATGCCTGAAGTTGATAGAATTTTTGTCAACCCCAGCATTAAACGTGAACTTTGTATCCGTCACACGTCGGAGGGCTGGCTGAGAAAAATTCGTCCCTGGTGGAAGCATGATGATCACTTTCACGTTCGGCTTAAGTGCCCAAAAGATAATAAATACTGCCAGGGACAAGAAGCTCTGCCACAAGGCGATGGCTGCGATGCCGGACTAAACTGGTGGTTTACTGAAGAAGCCAAGCATCCTGCGCCTTCAAAAACGCCGCCAAAACCATTAGTGCTACCGGAACGGTGTGATGCTGTATTAAAAGAGTGA
- a CDS encoding thiol-disulfide oxidoreductase DCC family protein codes for MNKALNKIEFTLLYDGLCPLCSKEVAWLYVKNKQDKLGFQDINDAGFDPAVYGKTHKELMAEIHGVYPDGQIIKGMGVFRETYKAVGLVWLMAPTGWPVLKPLFDLIYKVFAKYRVPLARLVAGDKTCGCGKQPPL; via the coding sequence ATGAACAAAGCTCTTAATAAAATAGAATTTACGTTGCTTTATGATGGCCTGTGCCCGCTTTGCAGTAAAGAAGTGGCCTGGTTATACGTTAAAAATAAACAGGATAAGCTTGGGTTTCAAGATATTAATGACGCCGGTTTTGATCCGGCCGTTTATGGTAAAACGCACAAAGAATTAATGGCAGAGATTCACGGAGTTTATCCTGATGGCCAAATTATCAAAGGTATGGGTGTATTTCGTGAAACGTATAAAGCGGTTGGTTTGGTATGGTTAATGGCCCCTACGGGTTGGCCGGTATTAAAACCCTTGTTTGATTTGATTTACAAAGTGTTCGCAAAATACCGAGTGCCGCTGGCGAGACTGGTCGCAGGCGATAAGACCTGTGGCTGTGGGAAACAGCCGCCGTTATAA
- a CDS encoding exonuclease SbcCD subunit D C-terminal domain-containing protein, with translation MLRLFHTADWHLGHNLHGISRQLEHQLFLDWLLQELQNKQADALIVAGDIFDSANPSAAAQTQLYDFLVKARTQQPTLNIVLIGGNHDSASRLDAPSSILDALGVTVVGGLVRDDGVINWDRLLVPLSNAAGNSKVWCGAMPFLRNADLRVDEQEDEPLISGVKALYEELFTALQAKATQDEALILTGHCYMVNCCVSELSERKILGGNQHALPVELFPKDVAYVALGHLHLAQKVGANEHIRYSGSPIPLSFDESHYLHQVLQVDIKKGQPVETVAIKIPRSIDLLRIPNSKDFAALSTVLEQLEAMDFDDVLPPEQRPFVELRIKLEKPEPGLRQQVEDVIAKLPVRLLKISTAYSGSNKSLADITIEERLEELQPLDVFQRCYQNKFDQEAPENMNTLFNELLENFRAKQ, from the coding sequence ATGTTAAGACTATTTCACACCGCAGATTGGCATCTTGGCCATAATTTACATGGCATATCACGGCAACTGGAACATCAGCTGTTTTTGGACTGGCTGTTACAGGAGCTGCAAAATAAACAGGCAGACGCACTGATTGTGGCCGGTGATATTTTTGATTCGGCAAATCCGTCAGCCGCAGCCCAGACCCAGCTGTATGATTTTCTGGTTAAAGCCAGAACGCAGCAACCGACTCTTAATATTGTCTTGATTGGTGGTAATCACGATTCTGCAAGTCGTCTGGATGCGCCGTCATCCATTCTTGATGCCTTGGGCGTTACCGTAGTCGGTGGTTTGGTGCGTGATGATGGCGTTATAAACTGGGATAGACTGCTGGTGCCGCTAAGCAATGCCGCCGGTAATAGTAAAGTCTGGTGCGGCGCCATGCCTTTTTTGCGTAATGCGGATTTACGCGTCGATGAGCAAGAAGACGAGCCTTTAATCTCGGGTGTTAAAGCGCTTTATGAAGAATTGTTTACGGCCTTGCAGGCCAAAGCAACTCAAGATGAAGCGCTGATTTTAACCGGACATTGCTACATGGTGAATTGCTGCGTGTCAGAACTGAGTGAACGAAAAATCCTGGGTGGTAACCAGCACGCTTTACCGGTTGAATTATTCCCGAAAGACGTCGCTTACGTGGCTTTGGGTCATTTACATCTGGCACAAAAGGTCGGCGCTAATGAGCATATTCGTTACAGTGGTTCGCCTATTCCGTTGTCCTTTGATGAAAGCCATTATCTGCATCAAGTGCTTCAAGTGGATATTAAAAAAGGTCAACCGGTGGAAACCGTTGCTATTAAAATTCCCCGTAGTATTGATTTGTTAAGAATCCCTAACAGCAAAGATTTTGCCGCGCTGTCAACGGTGCTTGAACAACTCGAGGCGATGGATTTTGATGATGTCTTGCCGCCAGAGCAAAGACCGTTTGTTGAATTAAGAATCAAACTGGAAAAGCCGGAACCTGGCTTGCGGCAACAAGTTGAAGATGTCATTGCCAAATTACCGGTGCGTTTATTAAAAATCTCCACAGCTTACAGCGGCAGTAATAAAAGTCTGGCCGATATAACCATTGAAGAAAGGTTGGAAGAGTTGCAACCGCTGGATGTATTCCAGCGTTGTTATCAAAACAAATTTGATCAGGAAGCCCCGGAAAATATGAATACGTTATTTAATGAGTTGCTGGAAAATTTCAGGGCAAAACAATAA